The following nucleotide sequence is from Fibrobacter succinogenes.
GTCCTAGAATCCCCGGCGGGAAAAGGCTTAGTTGACCGTGTGACTCGGCATCGTCTGGAGGGGCAAACGGCTTCTGAAGCCAAATGTCAAGCGGGATTGAGCGGAACAGGTTAGGCCTGAGGGCCGTAACGAAACAGGAAAAGCCGAGCGACTTGAGTTTCAACTCCCTTCGATTGCTGTCCGAAACTTCCTTGAATTCCTTCAACAGGAGCATTGATATCATGGACGCATAGACCTGTATTTCCACGGCGTTCTGGGTGGTCCCCATGAAGGACTCGATTTCTATGTTCTGCTTCAGCGACTTGAATAAATTCTCCACCTCCCAGCGGGCCTTGTACAGCAGCACAACCGTTGATGCAGCCAGCGTGAACGAGTTTGTAAGGAACCGCATGTCCGTTTCCTTTCCGCGCACGAGGACTTTTGCCGTGACCAGCCGCAACTCGCTGCATTCCTTGCCGTCCTGGTTATGGAAAAAGACGTTCTGGTCGGAAACTAGCCCGTCAACATCGGGATGCCTGTATTCCTCCTTTACCTCGTACACCATGTTCTTCTTAAGCCGCGTGACGAAAATGAGCTTCATGTCCGACATTTTTCGGAACCGGTCGAAACAGACGTAACCCCGGTCCATGAGCACGATCGAGCCAGAGAGCAGTTTCCATGCGAGGTCGTCCAGCATTCTCTCGAATACGGGGGCGTCATGCTCGCATCCTGCCGTCACCTGCACGACGGATGGAATCAGCCCGTCATGGTCCAGCAGCGTGTGGGCCTTGGCCGCCCATTTCCTGTGGTGGAACTTCGCCCAGTCGAAAAGCGACAGGCAGAGCGGTATGACGGTGGAATCGATGCTGAACACCTTCCTCTTCAGCCTGTTCGGCTTGTGCTTGCCGTACAGTTTTTTCGAAAGCGTTGACGCATACGCTTCGAAGAACTCGCGGAATATCTCTGACGGACGATGGGCAAGGCAGTAGCCCAGATTTGAGCGCGATGGGACTCGTTCGATGCCGAGGTTCGGGAGAGACCCCCCGATCGTTTCCAGAGTCTTGACGGTGGGTTTCAACGAGTCCGACCTTGCAAGGCAGGCGAAAATCATGGTCGCAAGCAGGCTCCGGCAGGAAATCCCCTTGGCCCCGCGGTCTCCCTCGTACTTGTTCACGATGCTGTCGAACAGTTTCCAGTTCAGCAACTGTAGCACTTGTGTGAAAATTTGTGTATATTTAGGCATGTCGGTGTTTTTGTGTTTTTTTTCGCTAATAAAAAATTTTAGC
It contains:
- a CDS encoding IS4 family transposase; the encoded protein is MPKYTQIFTQVLQLLNWKLFDSIVNKYEGDRGAKGISCRSLLATMIFACLARSDSLKPTVKTLETIGGSLPNLGIERVPSRSNLGYCLAHRPSEIFREFFEAYASTLSKKLYGKHKPNRLKRKVFSIDSTVIPLCLSLFDWAKFHHRKWAAKAHTLLDHDGLIPSVVQVTAGCEHDAPVFERMLDDLAWKLLSGSIVLMDRGYVCFDRFRKMSDMKLIFVTRLKKNMVYEVKEEYRHPDVDGLVSDQNVFFHNQDGKECSELRLVTAKVLVRGKETDMRFLTNSFTLAASTVVLLYKARWEVENLFKSLKQNIEIESFMGTTQNAVEIQVYASMISMLLLKEFKEVSDSNRRELKLKSLGFSCFVTALRPNLFRSIPLDIWLQKPFAPPDDAESHGQLSLFPPGILGQQTVQQCKISP